In Archangium violaceum, the following are encoded in one genomic region:
- a CDS encoding alpha/beta fold hydrolase: MYQTTGSYSLPVALPLEEGGLLGGAQIAWSAYGERSDDNVAVLLHDLAHSHRALGPAEASAYQPSGWGAELVGEGRPLDTSALHVVVPNLLGSPFGSTSPVTVDTRVGRAYGAAMPTMTVTDMARAVAATLRGMKVERARTLVGVGLGGLVAMQLAALFPELMTSVVVLGAARTLPETLRERLGLTRHLLRADPDFREGHYAPGEGPRKTLRKQRLEYLRLVNGIRALGAAYPEPAAAERALEADADAFAETFDANTWALLCTAYVGGDVTDSLAKVRAPVLLVAGAEDVLAPPSRVRDTYHLLTAAGVRAHYHELPEPCDHASLLTQARRLQGPMRDFLRRRS; the protein is encoded by the coding sequence GTGTACCAGACCACCGGCAGCTACTCGTTACCGGTTGCACTTCCTCTAGAGGAGGGCGGCCTGCTGGGCGGGGCCCAGATCGCCTGGTCCGCCTACGGAGAGCGCTCGGACGACAATGTTGCCGTCCTGCTGCACGACCTCGCGCACTCGCACCGGGCGCTGGGGCCGGCGGAGGCCTCGGCCTACCAGCCCTCGGGCTGGGGCGCGGAGCTCGTGGGCGAGGGCCGGCCGCTGGACACCTCGGCGCTGCACGTGGTGGTGCCGAACCTGCTCGGTAGTCCTTTCGGCTCCACCTCGCCGGTGACGGTGGACACCCGCGTGGGCCGGGCCTACGGCGCGGCGATGCCGACGATGACGGTGACGGACATGGCGCGCGCGGTGGCCGCGACGCTGCGCGGGATGAAGGTGGAGCGCGCGCGGACGTTGGTGGGCGTGGGGCTCGGCGGGCTGGTGGCGATGCAACTGGCGGCGCTGTTCCCGGAGCTGATGACCTCGGTGGTGGTGCTGGGCGCCGCCAGGACCCTGCCGGAGACGCTGCGCGAGCGGCTCGGCCTCACGCGCCACCTGCTGCGCGCGGATCCCGACTTCCGCGAGGGCCACTACGCGCCGGGCGAGGGTCCGAGGAAGACGCTGCGCAAGCAGCGCCTGGAGTACCTGCGGCTGGTGAATGGAATCCGGGCGCTCGGCGCGGCGTACCCGGAGCCGGCCGCCGCCGAGCGGGCCCTGGAGGCAGACGCCGACGCCTTCGCGGAGACGTTCGACGCGAACACCTGGGCCCTGTTGTGCACGGCCTACGTGGGAGGAGACGTCACCGACAGCCTGGCGAAGGTGCGAGCGCCCGTCCTGCTGGTCGCCGGAGCGGAGGACGTGCTGGCCCCGCCGTCGCGAGTCCGGGACACGTACCACCTGCTCACCGCCGCGGGGGTCCGGGCGCACTACCACGAGCTGCCGGAGCCGTGCGATCACGCCAGCCTGCTCACGCAGGCCAGGCGTCTGCAGGGCCCGATGCGGGACTTCCTGCGCCGCCGGAGCTGA
- a CDS encoding DUF2380 domain-containing protein, whose amino-acid sequence MASRQSALAAHLAFLGAVGDVSDSTRRISGELSRLKASNLGIAGKAAGIFVRYVDHGERQLRWIDAELAAATRLANAASKVDDPDMRLALLRLAGPRLEAAMLGSILLGGWLDYLNLVDVVLKQGFNRVEKLFADLDRLQKMLEPTMTALSSLDPGLVEAAAANLPMLMGQLSGEFNSTCETVRMAMKRGEQVMLLAQLVEMVTLVSTLKMTLPRLPPTAPATLGVSLMVGSNGVMMGTRVVVSAEWVEMMRRLVQAGVISLPVVGAAVRIQAGQVMMAQSHDELPQGVREALGDGPEVRGMHVTGRAGAGMAESPRHHVLPREFREWFEKRGFTGEMSIDQFCVRVEQAEHEALHGGGDWRRGRQWPGEWNQMIMKALREAESDAGRMLTRNEILNVVAYRMKLYKLPMNFTLWRGP is encoded by the coding sequence GTGGCCTCACGGCAGAGCGCCCTCGCGGCCCACCTGGCGTTTCTCGGTGCCGTTGGCGACGTGTCGGACTCCACACGCCGCATTTCCGGCGAACTCTCCAGACTCAAGGCCAGCAATCTGGGCATCGCCGGCAAAGCCGCGGGCATCTTCGTCCGCTACGTCGACCATGGCGAACGTCAGCTGCGATGGATTGACGCCGAGCTCGCCGCCGCCACCCGGCTGGCCAACGCCGCTTCAAAGGTGGATGACCCGGATATGCGGCTCGCGCTCCTACGCCTCGCCGGCCCACGGCTCGAGGCCGCCATGCTCGGCTCCATCCTGCTCGGCGGATGGCTCGACTACCTCAACCTCGTCGACGTCGTGCTCAAGCAGGGCTTCAACCGCGTGGAGAAGCTGTTCGCGGACCTGGACCGCTTGCAGAAGATGCTCGAGCCCACCATGACGGCACTCTCCTCCCTGGACCCAGGGCTGGTGGAAGCTGCGGCGGCAAACCTCCCGATGCTGATGGGCCAGCTCTCCGGCGAGTTCAATTCGACCTGTGAGACCGTGCGCATGGCGATGAAGCGCGGCGAACAGGTGATGCTGTTGGCGCAGCTCGTCGAGATGGTCACCCTGGTGTCGACGCTGAAGATGACGCTGCCACGGCTGCCACCGACTGCTCCCGCCACGCTCGGAGTGAGCCTCATGGTGGGCTCCAATGGCGTGATGATGGGCACGCGGGTTGTCGTCTCCGCCGAGTGGGTGGAGATGATGCGCCGGTTGGTACAGGCGGGCGTCATCTCCCTTCCCGTCGTCGGCGCCGCTGTGCGGATTCAGGCTGGCCAGGTGATGATGGCGCAGTCGCACGACGAGCTGCCCCAGGGCGTGCGCGAGGCGCTCGGCGACGGGCCCGAGGTACGGGGCATGCATGTGACGGGCAGAGCGGGGGCTGGCATGGCCGAGTCGCCGCGGCACCACGTCCTGCCACGAGAGTTCCGCGAGTGGTTCGAGAAGCGCGGCTTCACCGGCGAAATGAGCATCGACCAGTTCTGCGTCAGAGTGGAGCAGGCAGAACATGAGGCGCTCCATGGCGGTGGAGACTGGCGCCGGGGTCGCCAATGGCCTGGTGAATGGAACCAGATGATCATGAAGGCGCTACGCGAGGCCGAGAGCGATGCTGGCCGGATGTTGACGAGGAACGAAATCCTCAATGTCGTCGCTTATCGGATGAAGCTCTATAAGCTCCCGATGAACTTCACCCTCTGGAGAGGACCATGA
- a CDS encoding HEAT repeat domain-containing protein translates to MKPGLLIVLVALSLGACRSREPRLPVEHVTLKGATVVDNGLLAWSASDIQELFTGTLRDSRRFELLEEDGKGKRVKGAWSFSLELPFTRESLKDGGTYTFAEVGASLSLERRGPESVQRYQVVGIGEVRVEGKAPEARRNALREALRRALAQVSEAASLQMVAADRDDAALLNDLQSQDERVREFALRVLADRRNPAAAPLLIRQLQEEDAQTVRQAIGALVEMKARAAVPALIELVKDREIGFVQEVVFAIGEIGGAEAEAYLFTVAQGHDQPDVQAAAQQALDTLYAAHKLATPEARGTDRAEH, encoded by the coding sequence ATGAAGCCCGGCCTGCTCATCGTCCTGGTGGCCCTGTCGCTCGGCGCCTGTCGTTCCCGGGAGCCACGCCTTCCGGTGGAGCACGTCACGCTCAAGGGCGCGACGGTGGTGGACAACGGCCTGCTCGCCTGGAGCGCGTCGGACATCCAGGAGCTCTTCACCGGCACGCTGCGTGACAGCCGCCGCTTCGAGCTCCTCGAGGAGGATGGGAAGGGCAAGCGCGTGAAGGGGGCATGGTCGTTCTCGCTCGAGCTGCCCTTCACGCGCGAGTCGCTCAAGGACGGCGGCACGTACACCTTCGCCGAGGTGGGGGCTTCGCTGTCGTTGGAGCGGCGCGGGCCGGAGTCCGTCCAGCGCTACCAGGTGGTGGGCATCGGCGAGGTGCGGGTGGAGGGCAAGGCGCCGGAGGCCCGGCGCAACGCCCTGCGCGAGGCGCTCCGGCGGGCCCTGGCCCAGGTGAGCGAGGCCGCCTCGCTGCAGATGGTGGCGGCGGACCGGGACGACGCGGCGCTCCTGAATGACCTGCAGTCCCAGGACGAGCGGGTGCGCGAGTTCGCCCTGCGCGTGCTCGCGGACCGGCGCAACCCCGCGGCGGCGCCGCTGCTCATCCGCCAGTTGCAGGAGGAGGATGCGCAGACGGTGCGCCAGGCCATCGGGGCGTTGGTGGAGATGAAGGCGCGCGCGGCCGTTCCCGCGCTCATCGAGCTGGTGAAGGATCGGGAGATCGGCTTCGTGCAGGAGGTGGTCTTCGCCATCGGGGAGATTGGTGGCGCGGAGGCGGAGGCGTACCTCTTCACCGTGGCCCAGGGTCACGACCAGCCGGACGTCCAGGCCGCCGCGCAGCAGGCGCTGGACACGCTCTACGCAGCACACAAGCTCGCCACTCCGGAGGCGCGCGGCACGGACCGCGCGGAACACTGA
- a CDS encoding PQQ-binding-like beta-propeller repeat protein, which produces MIRFRIGHRWKREPADPPHDSVALELDGVNLLPGAVEEPLAETVPELVEAVAALHAGGRRLAQVSLTEAHLELVLRRSGADIELQVASLSRPARLLRAPLRVDAEELAEAARECGQDFLKEIRRVAPRRLSKTHEQGLERALEQLEGAFHPPEELKPQPFTRRVAPPTLPGFGFALDDPDDVLRRSAREKGPALASLLCSGEVWLTLPERPVAWRALGPPFLTALELARQAADLARAVELGEPRFAFEPAGLRPELTLDLKAGQARMGGATFALSGEALAAAMYHLGQALTVALSERERALSSNPYVVELTDRCREGLSHLRGAVQPPEESGAAMARTVTSPGTMRPLKVPGRLRRLRFENLWEQRKLADADQGRLMLGRQGLVYSSPRMACAFDRKGGKQLWRRAATHGVAASMDGYSLGASAVRICGFQGKGIGARWLHDHDGMRIGPVLLRQDGLLLTLSDDRVALAYNEMTGREMWRLAPPRTRRSHLGIQAHRALLATDSGYLYGLDLADGQVRFRVSASLPFLGPPVPWGRRFVAMLGQGSHFALLLADAHTGEAAWTYEMSLSLPSAPLPSGKRLYVAGELEGEGVLLCLDATGQTRWQRALHMGPGPFALARLPGGVLVTSALGAAARLTEEGDVDWRLGAAGEQLSRALPPVLSRGVVLVAGERVRAVDPDSGNVLAEVRAGAGLMALQADAQLNLYFLDELGTLSAYKLVSHFAVVEN; this is translated from the coding sequence ATGATCCGCTTTCGCATCGGACATCGGTGGAAGCGCGAACCCGCGGACCCGCCGCACGATTCCGTCGCGCTCGAACTTGACGGGGTGAATCTGCTGCCGGGCGCGGTGGAAGAACCACTCGCGGAGACGGTCCCGGAGCTGGTGGAGGCCGTGGCCGCGCTGCACGCGGGAGGCCGGAGGCTCGCGCAGGTGTCGCTGACGGAGGCGCACCTGGAGCTGGTGCTGCGGCGTTCAGGAGCGGACATCGAGCTACAGGTGGCGAGCCTGTCGCGGCCGGCCCGGCTGCTGCGGGCGCCACTGCGGGTGGACGCGGAGGAGCTGGCCGAGGCGGCCCGGGAGTGCGGCCAGGACTTCCTGAAGGAGATCCGCCGGGTGGCCCCCCGGAGGCTGTCCAAGACGCACGAGCAGGGGCTCGAGCGGGCGCTGGAGCAGTTGGAGGGGGCATTCCACCCCCCCGAGGAGCTGAAGCCCCAGCCCTTCACCCGGCGGGTGGCGCCCCCTACCCTGCCCGGCTTCGGCTTCGCGCTGGATGACCCGGATGACGTGCTGCGGCGCTCGGCGAGGGAGAAGGGGCCGGCGCTGGCCTCGCTGCTGTGCTCGGGAGAGGTGTGGCTGACGCTGCCGGAGCGCCCCGTGGCGTGGCGGGCGCTGGGGCCGCCCTTCCTCACGGCGTTGGAGCTGGCGCGGCAGGCGGCGGACCTGGCCCGGGCGGTGGAGCTGGGCGAGCCGCGCTTCGCCTTCGAGCCCGCGGGCCTCCGGCCGGAGCTGACGTTGGACCTGAAGGCGGGACAGGCCCGGATGGGCGGAGCCACCTTCGCGCTGTCGGGTGAGGCGCTGGCGGCGGCCATGTACCACCTGGGGCAGGCCCTGACGGTGGCCCTGTCCGAGCGGGAGCGGGCCCTGTCGAGCAACCCGTACGTGGTGGAGCTGACGGATCGCTGCCGGGAGGGACTGTCGCACCTGCGGGGGGCGGTGCAGCCTCCGGAGGAGAGCGGTGCCGCGATGGCGCGGACGGTGACGTCTCCGGGGACCATGCGCCCGCTGAAGGTACCGGGGCGCCTGCGCCGCCTGCGCTTCGAGAACCTGTGGGAGCAGCGCAAGCTGGCGGACGCGGACCAGGGGCGGCTGATGCTGGGGCGCCAGGGGCTGGTGTACTCGTCGCCGCGGATGGCGTGTGCCTTCGATCGCAAGGGAGGCAAGCAGCTGTGGCGGCGGGCGGCGACCCATGGCGTGGCGGCCTCGATGGACGGCTACAGCCTGGGGGCGAGCGCCGTGCGCATCTGCGGCTTCCAGGGAAAGGGAATCGGAGCGCGCTGGCTGCACGACCACGACGGCATGCGCATCGGCCCGGTGCTGCTGCGGCAGGACGGGCTGCTGCTCACGCTGTCCGATGACCGGGTGGCGCTGGCCTACAACGAGATGACGGGCCGGGAGATGTGGCGTCTGGCGCCTCCGCGCACGCGGCGCAGCCACCTGGGAATCCAGGCCCACCGCGCGCTGCTGGCGACGGACTCGGGCTACCTGTACGGGCTGGACCTGGCGGATGGACAGGTACGCTTCCGGGTGAGCGCGTCCCTGCCCTTCCTGGGCCCGCCGGTGCCCTGGGGCCGGCGCTTCGTGGCCATGCTGGGCCAGGGCTCGCACTTCGCCCTGCTGCTGGCGGACGCGCACACCGGCGAGGCGGCCTGGACGTACGAGATGTCGCTCTCCCTGCCCTCGGCGCCGCTGCCGAGCGGGAAGCGGCTGTACGTGGCCGGAGAGCTCGAGGGCGAGGGCGTGCTGCTGTGCCTCGACGCGACGGGGCAGACGCGGTGGCAGCGGGCGCTGCACATGGGACCGGGGCCGTTCGCGCTGGCGCGGCTGCCGGGCGGAGTGCTGGTGACGTCGGCGCTGGGCGCGGCGGCGCGGCTGACCGAGGAGGGCGATGTGGACTGGCGCCTGGGCGCGGCGGGCGAGCAGCTCTCCCGGGCCCTGCCACCCGTGCTCTCACGCGGCGTCGTGCTGGTGGCCGGCGAGCGCGTGCGCGCGGTGGATCCGGACAGCGGCAACGTGCTCGCGGAGGTGCGGGCCGGAGCGGGCCTGATGGCGCTGCAGGCCGACGCCCAGCTCAACCTCTACTTCCTGGACGAGCTCGGGACGCTCTCCGCGTACAAGCTCGTGTCGCATTTCGCGGTGGTGGAGAACTGA
- a CDS encoding HTH domain-containing protein, whose protein sequence is MTFYEAALRVLESEGRPLTFLEITEKSIAQNLLSHVGKTPELTMLSRLAAMARRTRDRKVVVTAKDTFALADWALPEDAEALAQTGVMEAHPEDSLPPLRPTERHPEPRTDNVRVAGRGSERKQRRREDEEEGRGGRRRRFPPMPEVVFEILSEGEQALRPEQLLEQIKTKELAAEDTTVELLLTALLEDNQRRIDAGRRPQFALTQGEVTLERAGAPSEAPPLELQAAFAAALGIPLEDGRPVLPRTGAAAAATPEAQADAALLTTARTALKDARKAVARAVRKRLGELDVGTFEKSVVKMMHALGFRELKVAKRSKEGPLLTARKREGSVDLRFAIRMLKGTPSLDRKAVQELRKDLGHYSAQVGLLACAGDVRGDARTEAQASGSLVMLWCGDALGEKFLEAKAAVTVTTVELYDLDERFFEVAKLEADEAQKRREERQREKQAREEDEGGEETEPRAAAAPAEADEEGQKRREQRREERQREREERREERRRERLAREQARAEGAEKPAAPAVAPTEAAAPTGLSEEEQGEEGEDEEGEDEDLEAANAFVGGQPAEGGAAGESAAAGERKRRRRRRRGRRGRGGRGPEGAEAAPGTGTPGAPGEPGTTPGTTGEAVVAAEGAAAAVGVTSAEGALIAGAVAEASPEAAATAAGAEPSVSDVSEATSTPGEGMRTAAEWQTPFPSVESAAPAEAQRTAAEEYARAAAEKAESVAEGARAPSEPAASNEPPPSGSGSPEGGTT, encoded by the coding sequence ATGACTTTTTATGAGGCCGCCCTCCGTGTTCTGGAGAGCGAAGGACGTCCCCTCACCTTCCTCGAGATCACCGAGAAGTCGATCGCCCAGAATCTGCTGTCCCACGTGGGTAAGACGCCCGAGCTGACGATGCTGTCGCGGCTCGCGGCGATGGCCCGCCGGACGCGCGATCGCAAGGTGGTGGTCACCGCCAAGGATACCTTCGCGCTCGCCGACTGGGCGTTGCCGGAGGATGCCGAGGCGTTGGCCCAGACGGGGGTGATGGAGGCGCATCCAGAGGACAGTCTGCCGCCCTTGCGGCCGACCGAGCGTCACCCGGAGCCGCGCACGGACAACGTCCGGGTGGCGGGCCGGGGCAGTGAGCGCAAGCAGCGCCGCCGGGAGGACGAGGAGGAGGGTCGGGGTGGTCGCCGCCGCCGCTTCCCGCCCATGCCGGAGGTGGTGTTCGAGATCCTCAGCGAGGGCGAGCAGGCGCTGCGCCCCGAGCAGCTCCTGGAGCAGATCAAGACCAAGGAGCTGGCCGCCGAGGACACCACGGTGGAGCTGCTGCTCACCGCGCTGCTGGAGGACAACCAGCGCCGCATCGACGCGGGCCGCCGGCCCCAGTTCGCCCTCACCCAGGGCGAGGTGACGCTGGAGCGCGCCGGTGCGCCGAGCGAGGCGCCGCCGCTGGAGCTGCAGGCCGCCTTCGCCGCCGCGCTGGGGATTCCGCTCGAGGACGGGCGCCCGGTGCTGCCGAGGACCGGTGCGGCCGCCGCCGCCACCCCCGAGGCCCAGGCCGATGCCGCGCTGCTGACGACGGCACGCACGGCGCTCAAGGACGCGCGCAAGGCCGTGGCTCGCGCGGTGCGCAAGCGCCTGGGCGAGCTGGACGTGGGCACCTTCGAGAAGTCCGTCGTGAAGATGATGCACGCGCTGGGCTTCCGCGAGCTGAAGGTGGCCAAGCGCTCCAAGGAGGGACCGCTGCTCACCGCCCGCAAGCGCGAGGGCAGCGTGGACCTGCGCTTCGCCATCCGCATGCTCAAGGGCACGCCCTCGTTGGATCGCAAGGCCGTGCAGGAACTGCGCAAGGACCTCGGCCACTACTCGGCCCAGGTGGGCCTGCTGGCGTGCGCCGGGGATGTGCGCGGCGACGCCCGCACCGAGGCCCAGGCGAGCGGCTCGCTGGTGATGCTGTGGTGCGGTGACGCGCTCGGCGAGAAGTTCCTCGAGGCCAAGGCCGCGGTGACCGTCACCACGGTGGAGCTGTACGACCTGGACGAGCGCTTCTTCGAGGTGGCGAAGCTGGAGGCCGACGAGGCCCAGAAGCGCCGCGAGGAGCGCCAGCGCGAGAAGCAGGCCCGCGAGGAGGACGAGGGAGGCGAGGAGACGGAGCCCCGTGCCGCCGCCGCGCCCGCCGAGGCCGACGAGGAGGGCCAGAAGCGTCGCGAGCAGCGCCGCGAGGAGCGTCAGCGCGAGCGGGAGGAGCGCCGCGAGGAGCGCCGCCGCGAGCGGCTGGCTCGTGAGCAGGCCCGTGCCGAGGGCGCGGAGAAGCCCGCGGCGCCCGCCGTCGCGCCCACCGAGGCCGCGGCCCCCACGGGCCTCTCCGAGGAGGAGCAGGGCGAGGAGGGTGAGGACGAGGAGGGCGAGGACGAGGATCTGGAGGCGGCGAACGCCTTCGTCGGTGGCCAGCCCGCCGAGGGGGGGGCCGCGGGCGAGAGCGCGGCCGCGGGTGAGCGCAAGCGCCGCCGCCGCCGCCGCCGGGGCCGTCGCGGCCGGGGTGGCCGTGGGCCCGAGGGCGCCGAGGCCGCTCCGGGGACGGGAACGCCGGGGGCACCGGGCGAGCCGGGGACGACCCCGGGAACGACGGGTGAGGCCGTCGTCGCCGCCGAGGGAGCCGCCGCCGCCGTGGGGGTGACCTCCGCCGAAGGGGCCCTCATCGCCGGAGCCGTCGCCGAGGCCTCTCCGGAGGCCGCCGCCACCGCCGCCGGAGCCGAGCCCTCCGTGTCCGACGTGTCCGAGGCCACGTCGACCCCGGGTGAGGGGATGAGGACCGCCGCCGAGTGGCAGACGCCCTTCCCGAGCGTCGAGAGCGCCGCTCCGGCCGAGGCCCAGCGCACCGCCGCGGAGGAGTACGCCCGGGCAGCCGCCGAGAAGGCGGAGTCCGTCGCCGAGGGGGCCCGCGCGCCCTCGGAGCCGGCGGCCTCCAACGAGCCTCCTCCCTCGGGGAGCGGCTCGCCAGAGGGCGGAACGACCTGA
- a CDS encoding NUDIX hydrolase: MSGGHAWRGNWKARLHERARELGFDSLTAFANARPAVPLLALADELGEDDVAGVQVVSELLAEAEQSHQVTRFLRDVLARELSESIPDGWPAVLDDANRFKVAMALGSWAAFTPETHEERVRRARTALLTTPPPPGWRPLGPDDELLRTLLPDEEV, from the coding sequence ATGAGCGGCGGACATGCTTGGCGAGGCAACTGGAAGGCCCGCCTGCATGAGCGGGCCCGCGAGCTGGGTTTTGATTCGCTCACCGCCTTCGCGAACGCCCGCCCCGCCGTCCCATTGTTGGCGTTAGCAGATGAGCTTGGCGAGGACGACGTCGCCGGGGTGCAGGTGGTGAGCGAGTTGCTCGCCGAGGCGGAACAGAGCCATCAGGTCACACGATTCTTGCGCGATGTGCTCGCGCGCGAGCTTTCCGAGTCCATCCCTGATGGCTGGCCAGCCGTGCTGGATGATGCCAACCGATTCAAAGTCGCCATGGCGCTCGGCTCGTGGGCTGCGTTCACCCCAGAAACCCACGAGGAGCGTGTCAGAAGGGCCAGGACAGCACTCCTCACCACGCCACCGCCGCCCGGCTGGCGCCCGCTCGGCCCCGACGACGAGTTGCTCCGAACGCTCTTGCCCGACGAGGAAGTCTGA
- a CDS encoding metallophosphoesterase — protein MTTKSPRGTSRSDHPVAYLTDVEGIWEKLTSFCQDNPHVSLEGERLEVRPGSTFVFGGDAIDRGPDGRRVVRTLLEAWRRQPSQVVLLAGNRDINKLRLVRELRGHPLARTPAEMREAPRPVLLRWIFENSMGARGAFEFRQEELERSGGPVSEEDVVDSFLEDLGPGGLLRDYLTACQLVHRIGNTLFVHGGVHEDSLGMVPARGRVEGVDAWGEALNGWYREQLRAFAEGRFEPGGTPAWEPVIAYQAPTPGKRINTASVVYGRMADEVNHPGLPSRALIETLTRSGIHRLVVGHTPSGDCPSVLREEDFELILADNSYGRVEGASRVFLREDSVCVEGRAKLDDGRLEQVCFQLELGDTGPIGRQLRDTGQLVKGPLESGDWLLFRALPRYSMEQLSVAPSALEGRGLGPARANTT, from the coding sequence ATGACGACGAAGAGCCCACGGGGAACGAGCAGGTCCGACCATCCGGTCGCGTACCTCACGGACGTGGAGGGCATCTGGGAGAAGCTGACCAGCTTCTGCCAGGACAACCCCCACGTCTCCCTGGAAGGGGAGCGGTTGGAGGTGCGGCCGGGCTCGACGTTCGTCTTCGGGGGAGACGCCATCGACCGGGGTCCGGATGGGCGCCGGGTGGTGCGGACGCTCCTGGAGGCCTGGCGCCGGCAGCCATCGCAGGTGGTGCTGCTGGCGGGCAACCGTGACATCAACAAGCTGCGCCTGGTGCGCGAGCTGAGGGGTCATCCCCTGGCGCGTACCCCCGCGGAGATGCGCGAGGCGCCACGGCCCGTGCTCCTGCGGTGGATCTTCGAGAACAGCATGGGGGCGCGGGGGGCCTTCGAGTTCCGCCAGGAAGAGCTGGAGCGCTCCGGTGGGCCGGTGAGCGAGGAGGACGTGGTGGACAGCTTCCTCGAGGATCTCGGTCCCGGGGGGCTGCTGCGCGACTACCTCACCGCCTGCCAGCTGGTGCACCGCATCGGCAATACGCTCTTCGTCCACGGCGGGGTGCACGAGGACAGCCTGGGCATGGTGCCCGCGCGAGGCCGGGTGGAGGGCGTGGACGCCTGGGGGGAGGCCCTCAACGGCTGGTACCGGGAGCAGCTGCGGGCCTTCGCGGAGGGGCGCTTCGAGCCGGGTGGCACTCCGGCCTGGGAGCCGGTCATCGCCTACCAGGCACCCACTCCGGGCAAGCGGATCAACACCGCCAGCGTGGTGTACGGGCGCATGGCCGACGAGGTCAATCATCCCGGCCTGCCTTCACGGGCCCTCATCGAGACGCTGACGCGCTCGGGCATCCATCGGCTGGTGGTGGGTCACACCCCGAGCGGCGACTGCCCCTCGGTGCTCCGCGAGGAGGACTTCGAGCTCATCCTCGCGGACAACTCCTACGGTCGGGTGGAGGGGGCCTCACGGGTCTTCCTCCGCGAGGACAGCGTGTGCGTGGAAGGCCGGGCGAAGCTGGACGACGGACGGCTGGAGCAGGTGTGCTTCCAGCTCGAGCTCGGCGACACCGGTCCTATCGGCCGACAGCTGCGCGACACCGGGCAGCTGGTGAAGGGTCCGCTTGAGAGCGGGGACTGGCTGCTGTTCCGCGCGCTGCCGCGGTACAGCATGGAGCAGCTCTCGGTGGCCCCGAGTGCCCTCGAGGGGCGGGGACTGGGCCCCGCGCGGGCCAACACCACTTGA